One genomic region from Saccharomyces cerevisiae S288C chromosome XI, complete sequence encodes:
- the LTV1 gene encoding ribosome biogenesis protein LTV1 (Subunit of the EGO/GSE complex; the vacuolar/endosomal membrane associated EGO/GSE complex regulates exit from rapamycin-induced growth arrest, stimulating microautophagy and sorting of Gap1p from the endosome to the plasma membrane; required for ribosomal small subunit export from nucleus; required for growth at low temperature) → MSKKFSSKNSQRYVVVHRPHDDPSFYDTDASAHVLVPVSNPNKTSPEADLRKKDVSSTKPKGRRAHVGEAALYGINFDDSEYDYTQHLKPIGLDPENSIFIASKGNEQKVEKKNIEDLFIEPKYRRDEIEKDDALPVFQRGMAKPEYLLHQQDTTDEIRGFKPDMNPALREVLEALEDEAYVVNDDVVVEDISKKTQLQGDNYGEEEKEDDIFAQLLGSGEAKDEDEFEDEFDEWDIDNVENFEDENYVKEMAQFDNIENLEDLENIDYQADVRRFQKDNSILEKHNSDDEFSNAGLDSVNPSEEEDVLGELPSIQDKSKTGKKKRKSRQKKGAMSDVSGFSMSSSAIARTETMTVLDDQYDQIINGYENYEEELEEDEEQNYQPFDMSAERSDFESMLDDFLDNYELESGGRKLAKKDKEIERLKEAADEVSKGKLSQRRNRERQEKKKLEKVTNTLSSLKF, encoded by the coding sequence ATGTCGAAGAAATTTAGCTCTAAAAACTCCCAAAGGTACGTGGTGGTACACAGACCCCATGATGATCCTTCATTTTATGATACAGATGCCTCTGCGCACGTTTTGGTTCCTGTCTCCAATCCAAATAAAACTTCTCCAGAAGCAGATCTTCGAAAAAAAGACGTGAGTTCAACAAAACCAAAGGGTAGGAGGGCTCATGTGGGAGAAGCAGCTTTATATGGTATTAATTTTGATGATTCTGAATACGATTATACTCAACATTTGAAGCCAATAGGTCTCGACCCTGAAAACTCCATCTTTATAGCATCCAAAGGCAATGAACAGAAGgtcgaaaaaaaaaacattgaaGATTTATTCATCGAACCTAAGTATAGACGTGATGAAATTGAGAAGGATGACGCGCTACCTGTGTTTCAAAGAGGGATGGCAAAGCCAGAATATTTACTACACCAACAAGATACCACCGATGAAATTAGAGGTTTCAAACCTGATATGAATCCTGCATTAAGAGAGGTGCTTGAAGctttagaagatgaagCATATGTTGTTAATGATGATGTTGTGGTTGAAGACATCAGCAAAAAGACACAACTTCAAGGCGATAACTatggagaagaagaaaaggaagatgaCATTTTCGCACAATTACTAGGGAGCGGTGAAGCaaaagatgaagacgaaTTCGAGGATGAGTTTGATGAGTGGgatattgataatgtagaaaattttgaagatgaaaactaCGTTAAGGAAATGGCGCAATTTGATAACATCGAAAACCTGGAGGACTTGGAAAATATCGATTATCAAGCTGATGTTCgaagatttcaaaaagataaCTCTATACTAGAAAAGCATAACTCGgatgatgaattttctAATGCAGGTTTAGACAGTGTAAATCCCtctgaagaggaagatgtGCTGGGCGAATTGCCCTCTATCCAAGACAAAAGCAAGACggggaagaagaaaagaaagagccGTCAAAAAAAGGGTGCCATGTCAGATGTATCTGGATTTTCCATGAGTTCAAGTGCCATTGCGCGTACAGAGACGATGACAGTACTGGATGATCAGTACGATCAAATCATCAATGGTTACGAAAATTATGAGGAAGAACTAGAAGAGGACGAAGAACAAAATTACCAACCATTTGACATGTCAGCAGAAAGATCTGATTTTGAGTCAATGCTTGATGACTTTTTGGACAATTACGAACTGGAGAGTGGTGGCCGTAAACTGGCTaagaaagataaagaaattgaaaggCTGAAGGAAGCTGCTGATGAAGTAAGCAAAGGTAAACTGTCTCAGAGAAGAAATCGTGAAAGgcaagagaaaaagaaacttgaGAAGGTCACCAATACACTAAGCAGCTTAAAATTTTAG
- the MRPL31 gene encoding mitochondrial 54S ribosomal protein mL60 MRPL31 (Mitochondrial ribosomal protein of the large subunit) gives MFGPFKLTSPVAGGLLWKIPWRMSTHQKTRQRERLRNVDQVIKQLTLGLHVQRCQDKGLTYQEAMESKKKYKPRSKSLRLLNKPSVFPKENQMSSKDKYWTFDKKAVGYRKGIHKVPKWTKISIRKAPKFF, from the coding sequence ATGTTTGGCCCATTCAAATTAACAAGCCCCGTCGCTGGTGGCCTACTATGGAAAATTCCATGGAGAATGTCCACACATCAAAAAACCCGTCAAAGGGAAAGATTAAGAAACGTTGATCAAGTCATAAAGCAATTAACTTTAGGTCTCCACGTCCAAAGATGTCAGGATAAAGGTCTTACTTATCAAGAAGCCATGGAgagcaaaaagaaatacaagCCAAGAAGTAAATCGTTAAGGTTGTTAAACAAACCATCAGTCTTTCCAAAGGAGAATCAAATGTCTTCTAAAGATAAATATTGGacttttgataaaaaagcTGTTGGTTATAGGAAGGGTATTCATAAGGTGCCCAAGTGGACGAAGATTTCCATTAGAAAGGCCCcaaaattcttttga
- the CTK1 gene encoding cyclin-dependent serine/threonine protein kinase CTK1 (Catalytic (alpha) subunit of C-terminal domain kinase I (CTDK-I); phosphorylates both RNA pol II subunit Rpo21p to affect transcription and pre-mRNA 3' end processing, and ribosomal protein Rps2p to increase translational fidelity; required for H3K36 trimethylation but not dimethylation by Set2p; suggested stimulatory role in 80S formation during translation initiation; similar to the Drosophila dCDK12 and human CDK12 and probably CDK13) has protein sequence MSYNNGNTYSKSYSRNNKRPLFGKRSPNPQSLARPPPPKRIRTDSGYQSNMDNISSHRVNSNDQPGHTKSRGNNNLSRYNDTSFQTSSRYQGSRYNNNNTSYENRPKSIKRDETKAEFLSHLPKGPKSVEKSRYNNSSNTSNDIKNGYHASKYYNHKGQEGRSVIAKKVPVSVLTQQRSTSVYLRIMQVGEGTYGKVYKAKNTNTEKLVALKKLRLQGEREGFPITSIREIKLLQSFDHPNVSTIKEIMVESQKTVYMIFEYADNDLSGLLLNKEVQISHSQCKHLFKQLLLGMEYLHDNKILHRDVKGSNILIDNQGNLKITDFGLARKMNSRADYTNRVITLWYRPPELLLGTTNYGTEVDMWGCGCLLVELFNKTAIFQGSNELEQIESIFKIMGTPTINSWPTLYDMPWFFMIMPQQTTKYVNNFSEKFKSVLPSSKCLQLAINLLCYDQTKRFSATEALQSDYFKEEPKPEPLVLDGLVSCHEYEVKLARKQKRPNILSTNTNNKGNGNSNNNNNNNNDDDDK, from the coding sequence ATGTCCTACAATAATGGCAATACTTATTCAAAGAGTTATAGCAGAAATAATAAGAGACCCTTGTTCGGAAAGAGGTCGCCAAATCCTCAGTCCCTAGCGAGACCACCGCCACCAAAGAGAATACGGACTGATAGTGGTTACCAGTCGAATATGGACAATATATCTTCTCATAGGGTAAATTCAAATGACCAACCAGGCCACACGAAAAGTCGTGGTAACAATAATTTATCTCGCTATAACGATACATCCTTTCAAACAAGTTCCAGATATCAAGGTTCAAGatacaacaataataatacgTCGTATGAAAATAGGCCTAAAAGCATAAAAAGGGATGAAACAAAGGCTGAATTCCTGTCTCATTTGCCAAAGGGGCCCAAATCTGTTGAGAAATCAAGATATAATAATTCATCCAATACTAGTAAtgatataaaaaatggCTATCATGCTTCAAAATACTATAACCACAAAGGCCAGGAAGGGCGGTCTGTCATAGCTAAGAAAGTTCCAGTTTCGGTTCTAACGCAGCAAAGGAGCACGTCAGTTTACCTAAGGATAATGCAAGTCGGAGAAGGAACATATGGTAAAGTTTACAAGGCAAAAAACACGAATACAGAGAAGTTAGTAGcgctgaaaaaattgagatTACAAGGAGAGAGGGAAGGCTTTCCCATAACCTCTATACGAGAGATTAAACTACTACAAAGTTTTGATCATCCAAATGTCTCTActataaaagaaataatggTCGAATCTCAAAAAACTGTATATATGATATTTGAATATGCTGACAACGACTTAAGTGGATTACTATTAAATAAGGAAGTCCAAATTTCTCACTCACAATGCAAACATCTCTTCAAACAATTGCTATTAGGAATGGAATATTTACATGATAATAAGATTTTACACCGTGATGTTAAAGGCTCAAACATCTTAATCGATAACCAGGGGAATCTAAAAATAACAGATTTTGGACTAGCGAGGAAAATGAATTCGCGAGCTGATTACACTAACCGTGTCATTACGTTGTGGTACAGACCACCAGAACTATTGTTGGGAACTACAAATTATGGAACAGAAGTTGACATGTGGGGTTGTGGCTGCCTCCTGGTGGaattattcaataaaacTGCAATTTTCCAGGGCTCTAATGAATTAGAGCAAATAGAAtcaattttcaagattatGGGAACTCCTACAATAAATAGCTGGCCAACGCTTTACGATATGCCGTGGTTTTTTATGATTATGCCACAGCAAACTACCAAGTATGTCAACAATTTTTCTGAGAAATTTAAAAGCGTTTTACCATCTTCAAAATGTCTGCAATTGGCGATTAATTTGTTATGTTATGATCAGACGAAAAGGTTTAGTGCAACCGAAGCTTTACAAAGCGACTATTTCAAGGAAGAACCAAAGCCTGAACCTTTAGTTCTTGATGGATTGGTAAGTTGCCACGAATATGAAGTCAAATTggcaagaaaacaaaagcGTCCTAACATACTATCCACCAACACAAACAATAAGGGTAATGgtaatagtaataataataataataataataatgacgatgatgataaaTAA
- the CMC1 gene encoding Cmc1p (Copper-binding protein of the mitochondrial intermembrane space; evolutionarily conserved; may be involved in delivering copper from the matrix to the cytochrome c oxidase complex; contains a twin CX9C motif), which translates to MEQNKDPQMISKHSSRLPIWVLSPREEQQARKNLKTETYKKCANFVQAMADCAKANGMKVFPTCDKQRDEMKSCLLFYQTDEKYLDGERDKIVLEKINKLEKLCQKQSSTK; encoded by the coding sequence ATGGAGCAAAACAAAGATCCGCAGATGATCTCGAAACATAGTTCTAGGCTACCTATATGGGTGCTAAGTCCTCGCGAAGAACAACAGGCTCGCAAGAACTTGAAGACGGAAACATACAAAAAATGTGCAAATTTTGTTCAAGCAATGGCAGATTGTGCTAAGGCAAATGGAATGAAAGTTTTTCCCACTTGTGATAAGCAACGAGATGAAATGAAATCGTGCCTCCTGTTTTATCAAACAGATGAGAAATATTTAGATGGTGAAAGGGATAAAATTGttttagaaaaaatcaacaagCTTGAAAAGTTATGTCAAAAACAAAGCTCTACAAAATAA
- the TGL1 gene encoding sterol esterase (Steryl ester hydrolase; one of three gene products (Yeh1p, Yeh2p, Tgl1p) responsible for steryl ester hydrolase activity and involved in sterol homeostasis; localized to lipid particle membranes) encodes MYFPFLGRLSITDYIIVVLVYIESIISSVLKLIPQPMINLFEWLINFSTSSDDNTIEEKLRSAPTIHEMCAIFDISVEDHLVRTEDNYILTLHRIPPISKNRFNNKVVYLHHGLLMCSDVWCCNIERHKNLPFVLHDLGYDVWMGNNRGNKYSTAHLNKPPKSNKFWDFSIDEFAFFDIPNSIEFILDITKVDKVICIGFSQGSAQMFAAFSLSEKLNRKVSHFIAIAPAMTPKGLHNRIVDTLAKSSPGFMYLFFGRKIVLPSAVIWQRTLHPTLFNLCIDIANKILFNWKSFNILPRQKIASYAKLYSTTSVKSIVHWFQILRSQKFQMFEESDNMLNSLTRPYQIANFPTRTNIKIPILLIYGGIDSLVDIDVMKKNLPFNSVFDVKVDNYEHLDLIWGKDADTLVIAKVLRFIEFFNPGNVSVKTNQLLPSASLVEELPSTTWKTTHPTHGLSYRTHSADRSPLSVQADEADEVHNADNSRFLRRVFSTSAIDEDNENEHQDDTEDQIHKEQQRRLSAYLESSKDLRQLDANSSTTALDALNKE; translated from the coding sequence ATGTACTTCCCCTTTTTAGGCAGATTATCGATAACAGATTACATTATAGTCGTCTTGGTATACATAGAAAGCATTATTTCATCAGTCCTTAAACTTATACCACAACCAATGATTAACCTTTTCGAATGGCTAATAAATTTCTCAACGTCCTCCGATGACAATACCATCGAAGAAAAGTTAAGGTCAGCTCCAACTATCCATGAAATGTGTGcaatttttgatatatcTGTCGAGGATCATTTGGTAAGAACTGAAGACAATTATATCTTGACACTGCATAGAATCCCACCGATTTCTAAAAACAGATTTAACAATAAAGTGGTATACTTACATCACGGTCTTTTGATGTGTTCTGATGTTTGGTGTTGCAATATTGAAAGACATAAAAACTTACCGTTTGTATTGCATGATTTAGGTTACGACGTCTGGATGGGAAATAATAGAGGTAATAAATATTCAACTGCCCACTTGAACAAACCACCAAAATCGAACAAGTTTTGGGATTTTTCTATCGACGAATTTGCGTTCTTTGACATTCCAAACTCAATTGAATTCATCTTAGATATAACAAAAGTGGACAAGGTCATCTGCATCGGATTCTCTCAAGGCTCTGCTCAAATGTTTGCTGCATTTTCGTTGagtgaaaaattgaatcGAAAAGTCTCCCATTTTATAGCCATAGCACCCGCTATGACTCCAAAGGGGTTGCACAACAGAATTGTCGATACCTTGGCCAAATCATCGCCCGGCTTTAtgtatcttttctttggtaGGAAAATTGTGTTACCTTCAGCTGTCATTTGGCAAAGAACTTTACATCCAacacttttcaatttgtgTATCGATATCGCAAACAAGATACTGTTCAATTGGAAGTCGTTTAACATTCTACCGAGACAAAAGATTGCTTCTTACGCAAAACTTTATTCAACGACCAGTGTAAAATCCATTGTTCACTGGTTCCAAATATTAAGATCtcagaaatttcaaatgtttGAAGAGTCTGATAACATGCTAAATTCCTTAACTAGGCCTTACCAAATTGCTAATTTTCCTACTAGAACAAATATCAAGATTCCcattcttttaatttatgGTGGCATAGATTCTTTAGTTGATATTGAtgtgatgaaaaaaaatctaccCTTCAACTCCGTCTTTGATGTTAAAGTTGACAATTATGAACACCTGGATTTGATTTGGGGCAAAGATGCCGATACCTTGGTCATTGCTAAAGTCTTGAGgtttattgaattttttaacCCTGGTAATGTTTCAGTGAAGACTAACCAGTTACTACCATCAGCAAGTCTGGTTGAGGAATTACCAAGCACGACATGGAAGACAACTCATCCAACGCATGGTCTCAGTTATAGAACTCACTCGGCAGACCGTTCTCCGTTGTCTGTACAAGCTGATGAAGCGGATGAGGTCCACAATGCTGACAATTCAAGGTTCTTAAGACGAGTGTTTTCTACTAGTGCCATAGACGAGGACAACGAAAATGAGCACCAGGATGATACAGAAGATCAAATCCATAAGGAGCAGCAAAGACGGTTAAGTGCCTATCTGGAATCATCCAAAGATTTACGACAACTAGATGCCAACTCTTCGACAACTGCGCTGGATGCTCTAAATaaagaatga
- the RPC25 gene encoding DNA-directed RNA polymerase III subunit RPC25 (RNA polymerase III subunit C25; required for transcription initiation; forms a heterodimer with Rpc17p; paralog of Rpb7p) → MFILSKIADLVRIPPDQFHRDTISAITHQLNNKFANKIIPNVGLCITIYDLLTVEEGQLKPGDGSSYINVTFRAVVFKPFLGEIVTGWISKCTAEGIKVSLLGIFDDIFIPQNMLFEGCYYTPEESAWIWPMDEETKLYFDVNEKIRFRIEREVFVDVKPKSPKERELEERAQLENEIEGKNEETPQNEKPPAYALLGSCQTDGMGLVSWWE, encoded by the coding sequence ATGTTTatcctttcaaaaatcGCTGACTTGGTACGAATCCCGCCCGATCAATTCCATCGCGATACAATATCGGCAATCACACATCAGTTAAATAATAAGTTCGCCAACAAGATTATTCCCAATGTCGGTCTATGTATTACGATTTACGACTTATTAACCGTCGAGGAAGGCCAATTGAAGCCAGGCGATGGATCATCCTATATTAACGTTACATTTCGAGCCGTTGTTTTCAAACCGTTTCTAGGTGAGATAGTAACTGGATGGATTTCTAAATGTACAGCAGAAGGCATAAAAGTTTCACTGTTAGGTATATTTGATGACATTTTTATCCCACAAAATATGTTATTCGAAGGGTGCTATTATACCCCTGAAGAAAGTGCATGGATTTGGCCCATGGATGAAGAGACGAAACTATATTTCGAtgtaaatgaaaaaattagattcAGAATCGAAAGAGAAGTTTTTGTTGATGTGAAGCCAAAATCACCCAAAGAACGAGAATTGGAGGAAAGAGCTCAATTAGAGAATGAGATTGAGGGTaagaatgaagaaactCCTCAAAACGAAAAACCTCCAGCATATGCCCTATTAGGTAGTTGTCAAACTGATGGCATGGGACTCGTTAGTTGGTGGGAATGA
- the HSK3 gene encoding Hsk3p (Essential subunit of the Dam1 complex (aka DASH complex); complex couples kinetochores to the force produced by MT depolymerization thereby aiding in chromosome segregation; is transferred to the kinetochore prior to mitosis), translated as MNANKQRQYNQLAHELRELQTNLQETTKQLDIMSKQCNENLVGQLGKVHGSWLIGSYIYYMEQMLGKTQ; from the coding sequence ATGAACGCTAACAAACAAAGGCAGTATAATCAGCTTGCACACGAACTTAGAGAGCTTCAAACGAATTTACAGGAAACGACAAAACAACTAGATATCATGTCGAAACAATGTAACGAAAACTTGGTAGGCCAATTGGGTAAGGTACATGGAAGTTGGTTGATAGGTAGTTACATTTATTATATGGAGCAGATGCTTGGAAAAACGCAATAA
- the MRP8 gene encoding Mrp8p (hypothetical protein; undergoes sumoylation; transcription induced under cell wall stress; protein levels are reduced under anaerobic conditions; protein abundance increases in response to DNA replication stress; originally thought to be a mitochondrial ribosomal protein based on sequence analysis) has protein sequence MSNEIELLQKQVSELQDLVKKQSLIISKTGERVLELQLDKQKHDVTDFDSKFSKSISKKSGSATQFDATDFATNEDLVELVKELQGELNFIEERSIRRLVNSLKKDDDDVIAPLPNADGDIPAISDGVFPKSLKEFKDIPDLKLVRLAKFYERLPPTLKEQEDFENFLEGKVEAFHINETTDEEISKELEKFSKDELDDAFNDVARYLGLSLRRGTEIW, from the coding sequence ATGTCTAACGAAATTGAATTACTGCAGAAGCAAGTCTCTGAATTACAAGACTTAGTGAAGAAGCAAAGTCTGATTATCTCTAAGACAGGAGAGCGTGTGCTGGAATTGCAGTTAGATAAACAAAAGCACGACGTAACTGATTTTGATTCGAAATTCTCTAAATCTATCTCGAAGAAATCAGGATCCGCTACTCAATTCGATGCCACTGATTTTGCCACAAATGAAGATCTAGTGGAATTAGTCAAAGAACTACAGGGTGAGCTAAATTTCATCGAGGAAAGGTCTATCAGAAGACTTGTTaactctttgaaaaaagatgatgatgacgttATAGCGCCACTGCCTAATGCAGATGGTGATATTCCTGCTATTTCAGACGGAGTGTTCCCTAAGTCGttgaaagaatttaaaGACATCCCAGACTTAAAACTGGTAAGACTTGCTAAATTCTACGAAAGATTGCCACCAACTCTAAAGGAAcaagaagattttgaaaacttccTGGAAGGTAAGGTGGAAGCCTTTCACATTAATGAGACCACTGATGAAGAGATTTCTAAGGAGTTGGAAAAGTTCTCCAAAGATGAGCTAGATGATGCATTTAATGATGTTGCCCGCTATCTAGGTCTCTCCCTTAGAAGAGGAACCGAAATATGGTaa
- the SDH3 gene encoding succinate dehydrogenase cytochrome b subunit SDH3 (Subunit of succinate dehydrogenase and of TIM22 translocase; functions as cytochrome b subunit of succinate dehydrogenase, which couples oxidation of succinate to transfer of electrons to ubiquinone as part of the TCA cycle and the mitochondrial respiratory chain; also required for mitochondrial inner membrane protein import as part of the TIM22 complex; SDH3 has a paralog, SHH3, that arose from the whole genome duplication) has protein sequence MSAMMVKLGLNKSALLLKPSAFSRAAALSSSRRLLFNTARTNFLSTSPLKNVASEMNTKAAIAEEQILNKQRAKRPISPHLTIYQPQLTWYLSSLHRISLVLMGLGFYLFTILFGVSGLLGLGLTTEKVSNWYHQKFSKITEWSIKGSFAYLFAIHYGGAIRHLIWDTAKELTLKGVYRTGYALIGFTAVLGTYLLTL, from the coding sequence ATGTCTGCAATGATGGTCAAGTTAGGACTGAATAAGTCGGCTCTATTACTGAAACCCTCCGCCTTTTCAAGAGCAGCTGCCTTGAGCTCCTCGAGGAGGCTGCTTTTTAATACAGCTAGAACAAACTTCCTTTCTACCTCACCATTGAAGAATGTGGCCAGTGAAATGAACACCAAAGCGGCAATTGCTGAAGAACAAATATTAAACAAGCAAAGAGCAAAGAGACCTATTTCTCCACATCTGACCATTTACCAGCCACAATTAACTTGGTACCTGTCTTCTCTTCACCGTATTTCGTTGGTGCTTATGGGACTAGGTTTCTACTTGTTTACTATACTCTTCGGAGTCTCTGGTTTATTAGGTCTTGGATTGACTACCGAAAAGGTTTCTAATTGGTACCATCAGAAGTTTTCCAAGATTACCGAATGGTCCATCAAGGGTTCCTTTGCTTACTTATTTGCAATTCACTATGGTGGCGCCATTAGACACTTGATCTGGGATACCGCTAAGGAATTGACATTGAAAGGCGTTTACAGAACTGGTTACGCTCTCATTGGTTTCACCGCCGTTCTCGGTACTTATTTATTAACTTTATGA